The Rhododendron vialii isolate Sample 1 chromosome 3a, ASM3025357v1 nucleotide sequence CAATTTCACCACCGGAGAAACAAAAGGAACATCACCAAATCACGAAGTCTACGGCGAAGAACCCCACAGTGGCACACCCTACAATCCAAACGCGTATATTACATTATTACTTGACAACCAAATATACGGAAGACAATGGTTAGTTGAGTATTTGGATCGGCCAATCCTTAATGGATAAAAATTGGCCTTTAGCCTCTCTATCTTGAGTATTCATATTCACCAAATACAAATATTTCATGATCGTGGCCTGTGGGTAGACATGGCATATGTGAATGCACGTATGCGTTGGTGTGTAATAGATTTTTTCCTAACAATTCTACTCCTATAAGTTTGCCATGGAAGTAGAaccacaaaaaagaagaaatgctCTGAGATGGTTATCCACATTATTTCCCATCTTTCACTGATGAATCGTCATACTTGCAAGTTGAAGTACAGCAAACCCAAAAAGCCTATGGTACAATTATGTAACAACTCCTGAAAGAAAagcaaaacttaattttttgatcttaTAAAGCTTGTTTTTTTTACATGGCTTACAGATTTTCCTCAAGATTTGGTCGAGACAATGTCACCCACTGATTTTGCCAGTTGACGAAAAAAGTAGACAACAATTACATAGAACAGCAAAAAACCCACACCTCCATACTCACTCCCATTACATGCACACGAGAAATTGAACGACAAAATCACATCTACAAATTTGTTCACACCGTCCACAAAACGTAATCGACCTACGAAATGTGATCGATCTACAAATCTATTCCCACCATGTGCGcaagaaaaaaggagaagataGACTGGACAGAGGGAAAACGACTTTAACCCTAAAGGGACAGAATCTGACCTGGTGTGACCACCCTCAACCGCCAACACCACCGGAATAATCGATCGGCTTGCTCCCGCAGCAAACCCACAAACGCACCCACAAACGCTGTTCTCTCTGACCATCCGTCGCCTACGCTTCTCGTTCTTCCGTTCTTCTGTCGGTGTCCAAGactatctcctctctctctctctctctctctctctctctctctctgctatcTGCTCCAAACCAGACGAACGAATGGGAAAGGGAATAGCGGAGGCGTGGCTTGATCTGGGCCAAGTTCTTCGCATCATCTGGAAGCATCTACTGCCtgagagaggaaaaagagaacCCATAGATCTACACGTGTAAATGACATCAGCACATTATAACGAAAAAGACGAAATTACCCTCAACAACAAAACAGGCAGCTGCCCAATCGAGGGGCACAATTGGAAAAATCGGACCAATTATGACAATCGTTCCAATTGCTTTTGTTCTCTTAGTTTTAAAGCTTTAGAGATATGGTACTAGGTGCTATTAGGAAATTAATGATTGGCCCAAATTCACGGTAGAGATTTGTAGGAACAACTCAATTTATTTGGACTCATGATTGAGATGCTTTTCGATACTTAAACATACAAGTTTCTGAAAATACCTTGACAAAGTAAAAACGATTTCCTAGAAGTTTCAGCAAATATCTTCTTGATGAAGATACTGGGCAAGAGTTGGCGATGACAGGGTAAGCTTTTTGCCTTAGTCTGATAGTTATGGTGTCGTAAATGGTTTCCCTAAAGCCTAGAGTTTGGCATAATCAGCTTAGTCTAGGATTGTGATGCATCTTTTTTGTATAACCACCTAGGCACGATTCCTCAGTCCTCTCTGTTCGTAGGTGTAAACTTTTTCCCTAACATATATGAAGGCGCAACTCCTGTACAACTTTTTGTATCATGTTCTCTCTTATCTTTAACCATCAACTTCTTTGCCCTTTCCCACCCTTTCATCCCACTGGTTCTTCTCACCATCCATTTAAGCCATTTACTATCAGATTGTTAGGATCAGGAAACATATATTTATACATCTATTAGTTAAGCATGCACTACTTGATTGGATATGCATTCTAGAAAAGAAAACGAAACAATAGGCGATGTATACAAAACCCAACATGATTGCATgccaaataaagaatcaaaattCGAGCATACAGTTTTAGGACAAGTCTAACAGTCAAGCTCATCCAAAGTGGTGAACAATGAATTGAAAGCAGAAAACAGAATCACTTGACAAGCCAAGTACACCTCAAAGCTATGTTGCTCGGACTCGGGTACGAGAATCGGGTGTGGGTGTGAATCTAGGTGTTGGACACCTCAAGTTGA carries:
- the LOC131318922 gene encoding uncharacterized protein LOC131318922, with amino-acid sequence MVRENSVCGCVCGFAAGASRSIIPVVLAVEGGHTRSDSVPLGLKSFSLCPVYLLLFSCAHGGNRFVDRSHFVGRLRFVDGVNKFVDVILSFNFSCACNGSEYGGVGFLLFYVIVVYFFRQLAKSVGVVT